The genomic DNA ACATTATACAACAATGTTCATCTTCGCTGTTCTTCTCCCAAAAGAAATTCTTTGAATTAACTTTAAGTTGTCATATTTTTAGGATGAGATGCTTGAGCTTTTTGTCGGAATGGCAAATTTGAAGCGTATCGCCATATCGCTTCGATCGGCCCTTGTCTAAACTTCAGAAGCCAGAAATAGGCAAAAGTCATCATCATAACACAAATGACAAACGCCATTAATACAGTAAGCCAGGCATTATTTACCGCTCCTAAGCCAAATCCCCAACCGTAAAAAATAATAGAAGCTAGAATATTTTGAAGAATGTAACAGCTTAATGCAGTTCTGCCGATTTCCTGTAACCGGTTAGTGATGAACTTTATATAACCTTTTTCAAGAATAAAGGCGAATAGACCAATATATCCAAGTGCTAAAACTGGAGCGAACAAGTAGCGTCCTGCAAAGGAAAAGAGTGTATCATTTACAAGAATCAGCATATTGAGCGGTAAGCCGATCACCATACCCCATTTAAATAGTTGCTGTCGAATTTTCCGTCCGCTTGCATTTGAAGCAAAAGCATTAGCTCTCACGAGAAGAATTCCAATTAAAAATAAGCCGGTATTCATTGGCAGTACCATCATTGCTTCCAGCCGTAATGATAACAAATGTTCAAATCGGTATACAATTTGCTCTAACCAACTGCCATTCATATAAAGCGAAGCGAAGACATTGTTATCAGAAATTAATTCTGACCGCAGCTGTTCATCATTTAAAAGAGTATTAAACAGTATCGTGATCAAAGTGATAATCGCAACGTGAAGTAGACCTAATATACTAATTATCCACTTTAACGTACGGCTACTTTTAGTCACAAGAAAAGAGACAATAATTGCTGTAATGGCGTAACTCATTAAAATATCATACTCAAAAACGAGGAGAAAATGGATAAAACCATCAATAAATAGTAAAATGGCAGACCAAATATATGCTTTTGGCCATGGCTGTCCTTTTTTCAATGTCCGCTCATACTTTATCGCTAGACCGACACCGAATAAAATCGTTAGTAAACTTAAAAACTTTCCATTAATTAAAATGCTCCCTAACACATTCAGCCAGCCATCACTCGTGGTCCACCAATTATTTGTAAGTTC from Bacillus aquiflavi includes the following:
- a CDS encoding DUF418 domain-containing protein, coding for MKRLTILDVVRGFAIFGTLGTNIWIFAKLGDISTMFELTNNWWTTSDGWLNVLGSILINGKFLSLLTILFGVGLAIKYERTLKKGQPWPKAYIWSAILLFIDGFIHFLLVFEYDILMSYAITAIIVSFLVTKSSRTLKWIISILGLLHVAIITLITILFNTLLNDEQLRSELISDNNVFASLYMNGSWLEQIVYRFEHLLSLRLEAMMVLPMNTGLFLIGILLVRANAFASNASGRKIRQQLFKWGMVIGLPLNMLILVNDTLFSFAGRYLFAPVLALGYIGLFAFILEKGYIKFITNRLQEIGRTALSCYILQNILASIIFYGWGFGLGAVNNAWLTVLMAFVICVMMMTFAYFWLLKFRQGPIEAIWRYASNLPFRQKAQASHPKNMTT